A segment of the Lolium perenne isolate Kyuss_39 chromosome 3, Kyuss_2.0, whole genome shotgun sequence genome:
gaaaagtgcttgatgtctacggtcgcttctattcttgtagacagtgttgggcctccaagagcagaggtttatagaacagccgcaagtttcccttaagtggatcacccaaggtttatcgaactcagggaggaagaggtcaaagatatccctctcaagcaaccctgcaaccacaatacaagaagtctcttgtgtccccaacacacctaatacacttatcagatgtataggtgcactagttcggcgaagagatagtgaaatacaagtggtatgaatgaatatgagcagtagtaacggcactagaaaagtgcttgctggcgtgcagtaagtaaacatgcagcagaacagtaaataaacggagattgcagtatttggaaacaaggcctagggatcgtactttcactagtggacactctcaacattgatcacataataaaaccactctacaatctcttgttggatgatgaacaccactaattgtgtagggctacaagagcacctcaatgccggagttaacaagctccacaatattcgatattcatgtttaaataaccttagagtgcatgatagatcattgtaattataccaagtactaacatagcatgcacactgtcaccttcttactatgaaaggaggaatagatcacatcaataccatcatagtaatagttaactttataatctacaagagatcacaatcataaactacgccaagtactacatgatgcacacactgtcaccattacatgatggaggaggaatagagtactttaataacatcactagagtagcacatagattaatagtgatacaaagctcatcatatgaatctcaatcatgtaaagcagctcatgagatcattgtattgaagtacataggagagagattaaccacatagctaccggtacagcccttagccttggtggagaactactccctcctcatgggagacagcagcgttgatggagatggtggtggtgttgatggagatgccttctgggggcacttccccgtcccggcggcgtgccggaacagagactcatgtcccccagatcttggcttcgcgatggcggcggctctagaaggtttctcgtaccgtggcttttccgtatcgaatttttaggtcagggacctttaaataggcgaagaggcggagtcggagggctgacgaggcggcgacacagtaggggggcgcggcccagcccctggccgcgccgcctacatgtgtgggcccaccagggctcccctctggtggctctcgggtgttctggaagcttcgtgaaattctaagatgctgggcgttgatttcgtccaattccgagaatatttccttactaggatttctgaaaccaaaaacagcagaaaacaggaactggcactgcggcatcttgtcaataggttacttccggaaaatgcataataatgacataaagtgtgagcaaaacatgtaggtattgtcataaaacaagcatggaacatcagaaattatagatacgttggagacgtatcacccactcatatgcatgtggcttgttgaataccaccagccgcacagagtgatgagacagtttgggctcTATCGGGAgtgcccacctcagtggcaagacacggacaaggcgcttcataggtaaCCTTCTagaatcatgcgatggaagattcttgatagaagaggtagaatctaacttcttgattcttgcaggcttgataggcagcggcagaggaagatcacaaattggccagttcatcatagcggccacgtcgcagcgttccaacactgtttggaagcgaCATGGACTGCTGGCCTTGTGgagattgtgcctcacgacttggccgctttcaacaactacctccAGTGGTTCCATGAAAACAGgcgtatcgagttagtgaagcacgcgtatgctgaggacatcttggacgaccccatcgagttcgatgaggttgcgcaaagccagcacgacatctttgctcgcagagggggatcaacttctattgcttccgagctgaacttcgtggtaatgaATTCTCTCACTGactagtacatcatctagattgccatgtgctcgcttaaattgtgtatgctatgtttgtcacagcggaCGGAGATCAAAAAAACAGCTGATGAGTGCGAGATTATGTGGGACCAGAGCGGGAGAGATGAAAAGCCTGTCGGACCGTTGcggcatttcattaaggtatgatcaccaagtttgaatgtacgctattatattctggtggctttgtaaccatgagttccatgacgcagaacactgcacgaaagatgcggcggttagccaacttgctaggttgccgcgaaggcgaaattcctacatcctcctcttttgaagagcgggaggtatggactattttgttgctgtcaaacatgttcttactaatttcaacttttgtaatctcatgtgttcatgtttgtcAAGATTCCTGAGGATGACGAAATTCTGAGTCAAAGCATACCTCCAAGCAAGAAGCAAGCCCCACGGTCAGCTTaacagttgaagccaaggggcaaggctccaaaccggtacactccggaagattatgtcaaccgaggaaagaaggttgtcattgaggaggatgaggggccgccgcggagatcatctttgtcgaggatgaggaacgacgagccgttatcttcagaggaggaggagcaggaggagcagcaacaacaagagccacggcagcggacgaagaggatggccgtccggaagcagcccgtgaggacggcacgtcgaggacgacactaggatgtgctacgtgttgttgtgaactatatcttcataagtatcgagttgtgaaccctatgtcatttcgaaccatgtctgtaatgctacttgttgtttgaatctacttgctacgatgtgagctatgaagtgttatatgtgtatgttctgaaattgctacttgtggtgtccaatgttgtactcaaaactgttggagtttggtaggatttttcatggttttaacacaagtaaatgtgtggcgccctccacactggcgccacactgcactgtgtggcgcccgtggcatcgacgccacacatgccaacttatatcaacttctgggtcgaaaacatccaggggctccggacgataagtccttagccgttttcgcgagcctctttgtgtggcgcccgtggcatcggcgccacactgtcAGGTGTGGCGCCCGtgacatcggcgccacacaaacagggtcgcaaaacggctaagtctcagacgaattgtctcacagtatgttttgggcaattacaaatgcatgtgtggcgccgacgggaggggcgccacacatgctgccacgtcggatcggcgcaccagctcagcgtcgaggtcgtcacgtcggctgggagagtggcgccggcaggaggggcgtcacactggcatgtgtggcgccgatgggaggggcgccacacaaaagggttagatgggtgaaatagtttcgccgtagggtcagtccgtgcttttctttcacttttgggttatttttgtgcaaatcgccctaCTCCGTAGGTGCTGTACTTCATTTCCTCGTACAATGGTGATTTGCCAACTGAAGTCAATGCAAACCGAGCTGTCCTAAGTAATTAATTTAACATTTTATTTAACACGACCACTATAGTCTAGGTGGAATCTTAGGAAATATATATCCATCGCATCTAAGCTCCACTGTTAGCTGCTAGTAATACAACCAGCCGATACATGGGACCTGGCTGTTCACAGGCCCACATGGCAGCCTGTCTATCCGTTGCACTGAAATTTGCATAGTTCATACGCACATGGAGCAGCATCCATCATAGAGGCACTTGCATTCTCCATATATAGAACACCACCATCCATACTACGAACTACAATCTTCTTTCCCAATCCATACTCCAGAGAACACCATCATGGCCCCGCCTGTCTCGCTGCTACTGCTGCTCCTTGCCGCGGCGGCTTCTGTGCATGCGGCTGCTCAACAGCAGTGGCCGCCCATCGCACGTCCGGGCTGCCGCGACAAGTGCGGCAACATCAGCATCCCCTACCCGTTCGGCATCGGGTCAGGCTGCTTCATCGCAGAGCAATTCCAGGTTTTCTGCGACGACTCCGCCAGTCCCCCTCGCGCCTTCCTTGTCAATACCTCTGGATCATACCAGAAGAATGCCGAGGCCAACCTGGTGCCCGGCGTCACCAAGTACCCATTCGTGATCGATCGCGAGACGATTCCTCCATCGCCAATCGAGCTCATCGACATATCTCTCGCCACAGGTGAGGTACGGGCATACGGCGCGGTCTCCTCCTACTGCGCCAAATCCCCTACCAGCCAGCAGATCAAGCTCCAAGTTACAGTTCTGACGCCCTCCAAGACCACCCATTGGCCGTTCACCCTGTCAATGGAGCGCAATGCTCTCGTCGGGGTCGGCGTTAGCGCGGAAGCCAGGCTAGCAACTAACCTGTACATGGACTGGCCAAGCCTTGATTCATGGCTCTACACAACCTGCAATTCAGACGCGTCTAGCAATTTTCGGCAAGCCATAAACGGGTCGTGCATGGGGAACGGCTGCTGCCAGGTCCCTTTTGGCGGAAATTGGGATTTTAAAGTCCCCTTATTTGCAGTGTCATTCATGCCCATGAATACTACTCCGGTGGTGGATCCCAAAAGACCAACCCCGTGCCAGTACGGCATGGTGGTGGAGAATGGATTCTACAACTTCTCATCGCTGGACCTGTACGGAGACGAGGTGTTACCCAAAAAGTTCCCAAGGGGCGTTCCGTTCGTCATCGATTTCGCTGTCATGGCCGACGACACCTACTATCCCGGCAACGGGTCATGTCCGGTGGAAGGCCAGCAGGCACCTCCGGGCTATGCGTGCGCCAGCAGCAACAGCTTTTGTGCCAACGGCACCTCCTCGGATCGCTATCTCTGCCACTGCAAGGAGTATTACGAGGGCAACCCCTACGTCCCTGATGGATGTCAAGGTACGTACGTACGTAGTATATGCACAAATGTACAGTCTTGTCAAGTAGAAGTATTTGATCTTAACCTGGACGTATAATATTTACTTTTTCTTAGACATCGATGAATGCAAGGACCTTGTGAAAAATCCATGTCATGGGGTCTGCAAGAACAGGCTTGGAGGCTACGACTGTCCATGCAAACGCGGAATGAAGGGCGACGGCAAAGCAGGAACTTGCAAAGAAATATTCCCCTTAGTTGCTCAGGTCATTGTGGGTAAGTATCATCTGATTACCTCATTATTAAATCCATGTTTTCTAGTAGTCACCTATACGTGAAATACTCAGTCATTGTCAAGTGTTTACTTCATCATAATTGTATATCTGAATATCATTGGTTTTCTATTTACATTTGGTTCATAATTAATTTACAAATTTCATAGGTGATTATATTTGTCAAGACCTTATTTAatttgtaccaacatatgtttGACACTACATAGATTTAAGAAGGAAATACAGGGAACTTGCTACATATATACCTCTCTTAGCTGTTCGTTTAGCCGGCCTTGGACACCTAGTTCGATGTGGCCTATCTTGATTGATGCAACGATAGAAAAAAAATTGTTTGAAGTAGAAATTTTgataggaaatttacatggaatgTGAATTAGAAAAATAAGTTGCGGGCATATCGTGGCATCATGTGGCTGGAGGAGATTTTCATTTGCTAGAATTAATTACTCCTCCTTTGGCTGCTTCATCAATCATCATTCACCACGAGTCAGTCCGTAAGAAGATTTCCTTACAAAATCATTACGTAGATCGCATTATTAGTTCATAAATATGCAACCATGCGAACGTTGCCAATCTGCTGAACCCCAGAATAATATTTGATATCTTACCCAAATCATTCATCTTGATTTAATTCTTCAAAAAATTAAAGGAACTTCTACAatgtattttattttattttatgataTATATTTGATGTAATGTTATTGTCCTCATCACACTTTTTAGGGAGGTTTAGTCCATCAACAATCTTTATGTTGATATTTGCTGCTACTTGTGGTTTCACTTTAGTACATATTCAAATTATATTATAAAaaatattttttcattttttactATCTTAGGATACTAACTTAGTTACTGTAAAGGTTTTCATATGACATAAGTTCATTTCTGTCCGATTCAGGTGCAGGTTGTGCTATTGGTTTCATAGTTGTGATATTCCTGATTATTCTTTTGAAAGAGAGAAGGAAAACTAGAGACTTTTACAAAAAGAATGGTGGGCCCATATTAGAGAAGGCAAAATTAATAAAACTTTACAGAAAGAAGGACCTCAAGCAAGTCTTATTGGATAGCAATATAATTGGGCAAGGTTTCTTTGGTGAAGTTTACAAGGGATTTCTTGGCAATGAACAAGTTGCAATAAAGAAGCCCAAAATTTCAGGTGTGCTTTTTTGTGACACATATGTAGTTGGGAAAACACCTACTGGGTAATTCTATATTTTATAAAAATGTGGGGATATTTACATGATAAAAATTTCAGGTGTGCTAGAGAAAGAACAATTTGCAAATGAAGTCATCATCCAATCTCAAGTCACCCACAAGAACATTGTCAGGCTCATAGGTTGTTGTCTAGAAGTTGATACTCCGATGCTAGTCTATGAGTTCATCCCAAAGGGCAGCCTCCATGACATTCTTCAcgaccacaacagcaacaacaaggtTGCTCTCAGCTTGGATTTACGAATAAATATTGCTGCACAATCCGCAGATGGTCTAGCTTATATGCATTCAAAAACCAATACTGAAATTCTTCATGGTGATGTCAAACCTGCCAATATCCTCTTGGATGATAACTTTTCACCAAAGATCGCAGACTTTGGCTTATCAAGGTTGCTCGCAAGAGATACAAAGCACACTGAATTTGTCATCGGTGACATCAACTATATGGATCCAACATATCAGAAGGAAGGCCTATTAACAGAAAAAAGTGATGTCTACAGTTTTGGAGTTGTTCTCTTGGAACTTATTAGTCGGAGAAAGGCGGTACATTCTGACACTGATAACTTATTGAACAGTTTTCGTGAAGCTCATGAGAAAGATATGGAAGGAATTGAGTTGTTTGATGAAGATATCGCTGTAGCGGAAGATTTGGGGGTTCTCAAGAGTCTAGTAGAGTTGGCCATGGAATGCCTTAACCTTCAAGTGGATGAAAGACCAACAATGACAGAGGTAGCGGAGCGCCTCTTCTTGATGGGTCGATCACGTCAGCAGTAACTTGCATGCTACTTGTTGGAACAAAAGCCTTAAAACAAGAGAAGGGCTGGTCTTTAGTGGTTCCAATAAAATTTGTATTGTATGGTGACTTATGTTACTTGTTTCGATCATAAGTCGCCCTTTTTTATATGATTTAAAAAAATGTTATTATCAATACTATATATCATTTGTTTTTTAAGAATAATAGTATGACTATCTTGTTTCATTGTGTTGGTCCTGCGGGATCTTTTATTTTTTTGTGAAGCTAGATATGTAAAAATTCAGGATCATGGTACATCATTACATGGATCCCAACAGTAGAGAAAAAAGATAGGAGCCACTTTGCATCCTAGCGGTCCACAACAGACCCAACTTGAAACATAGAGAAGCACCGATCAAAAAATAATCTGCTTTGTTCCCGCCGCGCTACTTAGCTCTCTTCCTACCCTAAAATTTCAAACTTTTAATGTCAAAAAATAAACTTCAAACTTCTCTTCCTCCACCCCCTCTATAAATACGAGCCCGTCGTTACAAGTCGCATGCAGTGGCGCATGAGTGGTGACTTGGGACTTTGGCGTGACGTGCATCAATTCAATTGGTGGCCAGATGCGAGCCCGATCCGGTAGGTAATTTACTCCTTGTCTTGTTTGGCATCAAATCATGAATGCATATGTTTCTACCAATCTCTGGAATGTATGCCTCGTGAGCTGAACCGCATTATTTCTTCTTTGGCATCAAAGAACGAATGCATATATAGCCATGTAGTCGAGGTAACTATTCCTATTAGTCCAATCGATGCATGTGAACCTAGACATACTATTTTTTTGGGTGGGGTATCTCAGTTAGACGCGGTTATTTTGACTTTCTCGCTCGCTGGGACGCTCGTTTTTCAGTTTGATGCGTCGGAGCATCAAAAATTGGAGACCACGAAGTGTATCTGGATTTATGCGCTTTGGGAGGGCTATGCAGGTTGTTTGACATAGTGGCACTCTATTGGGGGTGTATCCTCAAGTGGCACCTCCAATAGAGTCGTATTTTTCCTAGCATCTTCTCTTTATCATTTTCACGAACAGGTCATGGGCATGGAAAATCCACGCCACCGACAGGGAAGAATCAACCACGCCTAGTGTCCTTTATTGCCATGATGGGAGCGGTGGGCGTGCGCGTCGATCGGAGCGTGGCCGGTTCGCTCATCCAACTCGTGACGTTCAAGTGAGAAAAGCACCTTTCCCATGCATAAGATATCCCATGCATGTGTGAATCATTGATTTTTCATGTTGTTGCTTTGAGATTAGGACTTCTAGAAAATCTTTTTCGTGCACATGGTACAAGGCCTACCCCACACTTGTACTCTGTCTTTCTATTCAGTAGATGGATATAATTTCTACTGTTGAATTTGAAAGAGTCGTATCTTTTGAAATATATATAAAATTAACAATTTGTTTAAACATTCAAATTTCTTTCGATTATATCTTCTAAATAAGCCTAAAATGGTTCGTttcgaaaaaaattaaaaaattgaatTCTGAAACACATTTTAACATAATGATGCACAATAAAACTCAATCGTTTCAAACTAAAGTTTCACCAAGTTTCAAAAGTAGATTTTCAAAAATTATCAAAATATATTCAATATGGGCTTATTTTGTAGCTCTCTTTAGTAGGAACCAAAATATTCAAACAATTTTCAAATTGAACTTCTAATTTCAAAGTTATAGTTTTTAAAATTTGCAAATAAAGTGTgaaatgagagagagagagagaaaactaGTATAAATATGAAAAAGTAGAAGAGTGAGGGGTGGATCCGTGCACGGAACAAATGCCGCTCTCGCGCTCAAGTGCACACTGCAAGAACGCACGGGTAGGCAGGGGCGGGGAAGTGCTTTGTTCACCTAGTACTAATTCAGTTTGCCTCACTAGCAAAGAGTTCCAATGTACAGCAGGGGGTGGTATGTTTCTGTACGCGGACTCACATCAGATGACTACAAAAGTCATTTAATCCAGTCCCCGTTTAGAATTAACTTTTAAAATGACGTATAAAactcaaggtttaaaatagcgtgctaaatgaaatAGTGGAGGTCTCCTTCGAACACTATGGACGCTATATCGTACTAATAGCGTGCTATATTTCAATAACCTTTTGAAAAAATACTAAATATAGCGAAATGATAAAGGATTTCAACAAAAAAAATGAAggatatatagtccaaaagtgacctTTATTAtaatcttgagccggttcggcatGCGCTTCATTCAGAAATCTCATATACCAAGAACATCACCTTCAGACTTCACAACATATGCGTTTGGTTCACAACTTCAGATCGACACGGGACATTTCACCTGGAACCGAAAAAAAAAGAACTTCAACACAAAAGAAGAGGAAATTGATGATTATCATGGCTAGGTGATCGATCTAGTTGTTGTGTTTGTGTAGTATAATATGTACAAATTAGATTATATTTGGACTAGACGTGGATAGGTTATGAGAAGTGTTCGAGTTGGATTAGTCAAGGCCTCTTATATAATGTTTCCCGACAAATAGTATATATAAATATCGCGAAGAAACCACACCCAGTCTCTGCCACAACGCATTGCTTtatcaacattacagatgcataTAACCAAAAAATAAGAATTATAATAATATAAAAACTCCCGCTACAGTGATCTATTTTTTTAGCAGCGGTACTAACACTACCAAGATAGCACCGGAAGTCCAGCTTCTCCAAAATCGACACCTCCAAAAAGCAAGCAGTGCACATGCGCCATCATTGTCCTATcaaagatcttagattttcaTACTGGAGAAAAGTCATCTGTCCCAGAAACAATGCCTTGCTAAGTACAACCAATTAATGATAGATCTTAGATTTTGACTATTGCTAGGTACAACCACTTACGATGCCGCCGCTCCAATTCTCAAATCACCAAgccaattcatcaccaccacaaaGAATCAAATCACCATTGCTAGTGCCTAGATCTCAGCTTTCATGACATTCTCTGCCAGTTTACTTCACCATGGATCGAGAAACCATGCCCCATGATGGTAACAACCACCACATTTTTGCAACGCTCACTCTGAAACTAAACGGTCAGATAAAAAACGCACGACCAATTCTTATCCAATCCAGTAATCTTCGGGCATGAAGCGCCGAGTGGGGTACACCGGTGGAGCGCTCAGGAACATGACGCTCAGACTAGATAGATGGGGACAAGCATTTGGCATATCTTCATCTAGCCGCAAGAAGAATCCTAGGACCGCCTCCATTATCTGAGAGACCAGCAGCCCCGACGCCGCTAGTTAGTCTCTCAGCAGGCCAAGAATGGTAGGAGAGGAGAGGGAAACCCAGTGCACGGATGCGGGTCATCGCTACCTTGGCCAAGGCCACAACATACTACCCACAACAAACGCGTTGGCCCTTCAGGACCAGATTGGGGCTCTACAACCTAGATCGCAGCCCAGCAGCCGTTGCACGCCATGCAAGCTGAAGGGAAACTGCGCCGACATGGCACCATCGCCTTCTCGACACCTAACTGCCGAGAACCTCAGGCGCCGGCCAGATCGGCCGCGTTGCCCTATGGCCCAGCCGGCATCTCTCCTCCTTCCGAGAGTCGCTGTCAGGATGCACCTCACCTACCCTCCATCTTTGATGGGATGAGTGATACGTGCATTTTGCATCATCATTATTGCTACATATAGGATTAGATTTCATTGTTATTTGCCTTCATATATTGTTATTTATGTATTTTTAGTTGATTTTCGGGACTTTCCTACAAACTCCCCTTCCTTGATATTTAATTCCTAGGAGGTAGAAAACCATCTTTTCCGTATTGTATTTGTTTCAGAACTTTCTGGATCGCTAAAAATTAAGGGAAAATACCTGATTAGTTTTTCACCCGAAGAAAGGCCATTAGCGAAAGAACCACGCGAGAGGGGTAACGAGGTGCGAACGGCACCAGGTGGCGGACCCAAGCAGATAGGGCGCGCCACCCATGCTCGTTCGCCCCTCGAGCGTCGCCTCGGGCCCCCTTTTATTCTAGAACCTCCGTTTCGCCTAAAAACCCAAGTCATATTTTCACGAGATTTATTGAGGTGGCGACGGAGGCGAAAGTCCTCTCCTACGCCGGGAGAGGGCGGATCCTGCTACACCTATGCCTCCGGTGAAGGGGAAATCGACACCATGGACATCCCCACTCCTCCTTGGTTTGGGAGGAGGCATCCACatcaacatctccatcagcaccatcatcaccaccatctccatctacgAGATTGATGTCATCCCCCCTCATAATTTGTGTTGAATTGAACCCCGAATATTGTTTTTAGTGCTACTGCATGTTCGTGATTGGTACTTTGTCATTATTAGGTGGGGAGattatatattcagattgtgttgtaatcattatgcctccagtccatatcatgtttgacacttgtgagtagttccccatgtTTCTGAGGGCATATGCTGATctggctatgattctatatgatatgcaatgagtatttggtcaagttttctatcttttatgttgttctatgatggttttatgcaAACTTCGACTGCATATTAAttcacctatatgggctcatagggcTGCACTTTGATGTAATGCATTAGTGTTGGAGGGGTCAGGATGACAGAAACCGTCTTCTAACACTATGGGTTGCATTAGAGGAGTTTATGTCGCGGATCCCAAATCTTATGGCTATGATGGGACatgtcttaatgattcctatacttgctcatgaaaatggcttcatgacccatcataaggggtgtatTTGCACATGCATATGGTTGCACCTAACTAAGGCTCTGCCCCTAATTGAATAAAGCTTGAGAAAATATTTATCATATTGTTTAGAACTCAGATGCTAGTGAACCCATACCGCCCTCGGGAACTTTAGTGTCATATAAGCACACACACACACTTGAGCTTATCTTGTTGATGTATAGAGGATTGGGATTTTCTCTCATTGAGAGTATTTACTTATTTACTATTTACTTTCTGCACTTTATTTTTACCGTAAACTATATACTCAAAAACACCAAAACCGTTACTTTACTATTACTGAtttcttgttatttttgctaaccaataccttcagctccACATGGGTTCGACAATCTTTAttattgaaaagtactacaattgatctcctgcacttgggaTGCATCAATGAGCGCCGCCACCGCTACCGGCGACGACAGTAGTGGCGGTCGACGGGGCGAGGACGGGTGGGCTTCTAGGGTTTGGAGGTGGGGGATCCGCCGTCGCCGCTAGGGCTTCTACGGTCCGTAGAGAGATTGACAATTTCCAAACTGATAAAGCTAAGTTGACCTCCTCCTATATAATGTTTGTGGGAACCAAAGTTTTAAATAGCCGGATATAGCTTAACTATAGTCTTTTGGGAGAGCTCCCGCTACGGCTATGCCATTTATAAGCTAAATGAGGAAAATCTGCTAATAGCCAGTTATAGCCCGATTTAGCCCATAATTAGCCTCTAATTTAGTCGCTAAAACTCTTGTTCTCTAAATTTCTCTTATCTTCTccttttttatttcttgtttc
Coding sequences within it:
- the LOC127338999 gene encoding wall-associated receptor kinase 4-like, with product MERNALVGVGVSAEARLATNLYMDWPSLDSWLYTTCNSDASSNFRQAINGSCMGNGCCQVPFGGNWDFKVPLFAVSFMPMNTTPVVDPKRPTPCQYGMVVENGFYNFSSLDLYGDEVLPKKFPRGVPFVIDFAVMADDTYYPGNGSCPVEGQQAPPGYACASSNSFCANGTSSDRYLCHCKEYYEGNPYVPDGCQDIDECKDLVKNPCHGVCKNRLGGYDCPCKRGMKGDGKAGTCKEIFPLVAQVIVGAGCAIGFIVVIFLIILLKERRKTRDFYKKNGGPILEKAKLIKLYRKKDLKQVLLDSNIIGQGFFGEVYKGFLGNEQVAIKKPKISGVLEKEQFANEVIIQSQVTHKNIVRLIGCCLEVDTPMLVYEFIPKGSLHDILHDHNSNNKVALSLDLRINIAAQSADGLAYMHSKTNTEILHGDVKPANILLDDNFSPKIADFGLSRLLARDTKHTEFVIGDINYMDPTYQKEGLLTEKSDVYSFGVVLLELISRRKAVHSDTDNLLNSFREAHEKDMEGIELFDEDIAVAEDLGVLKSLVELAMECLNLQVDERPTMTEVAERLFLMGRSRQQ